From Saprospiraceae bacterium, one genomic window encodes:
- a CDS encoding DEAD/DEAH box helicase family protein — protein sequence MAEVQLLADKIQQEWETLLQYGIAKKEVKEYIKSNLNPIFLDREYQIEAVSKFDFYLNVSKSKPIGVPIHLLFNMATGSGKTVMMAANILELYTKGYRNFIFIVNSTNIIKKTIANFIEKDNPKYLFADKVIFDFNEININAVENFETVPTDDINILFITIQGLHSRLDKPREGQITFESLAENKIVILSDEAHHLNVLTKSTKNKGEEEEEKNWETTINKVLAGNPENILLEYTATVDLKHPKILEKYTDKIFVRYSLKEFRNDGYSKEIKLIKSDLTNEQRILQALILNLFRQKVANKSNIHSPYLPFKSVILFKSSSIEESKTHYANYLIQLKRINIREINDLETVGGQTLKKALKYFEEQGITRQQLCDEIKDTFREERCIVINNEQASEEHQIELNQLEGDKNEYRLIFTVKMLTEGWDVLNLYDIVRLDESKGTKSSTTSEVQLIGRGARYFPMSITAGDEMYQRKLDKDLGNTLRCLEELYYHSINDNTYIESITKELEEQGIYNREQEDPIRVKVKEQFKQTSLWDDGLIFTNEKIKKDPKKVTSLKQIHESGLQYKFHIGSSATQELVVFNEEDQSQKSIPKDPKSKNFPWTIQNIGVDICLKAMDKIPFYQFSHLNRMLPNLKSKKQFITDENYIAKVPLTIIANEERIKTLTPKEKLQIAENMLLAIKNDISAKITKYEGSKEFEGKPLKSYLQNDILMMVQEPGDDSKKQYGLAMTGNRVEEFRMNVADKDWYIYEENYGTSEEKYFVKYLEVVIEELKKQYTDIYLLRNERLFQIYNFSDGAAFEPDFVLFLKEKETEKKLTYQLFIEPKGDGYIEKDKWKEEFLEKMNVKAKIKKLDLLYEDDKFKVIGLPFYNYQTRQKFEEKFKEKLKIK from the coding sequence ATGGCAGAAGTTCAATTACTTGCAGACAAAATTCAGCAGGAGTGGGAAACGCTTCTTCAATACGGTATTGCAAAAAAAGAAGTAAAAGAATACATTAAAAGTAATCTAAACCCAATATTTTTAGATAGGGAATATCAAATTGAAGCAGTTTCAAAATTTGACTTTTATCTGAATGTTTCAAAAAGCAAGCCTATCGGTGTCCCAATTCATTTGTTGTTTAATATGGCAACTGGTAGCGGGAAAACTGTTATGATGGCTGCAAACATTTTGGAACTTTATACTAAGGGCTATCGGAATTTCATCTTTATTGTAAACAGTACCAACATTATCAAAAAAACGATTGCCAACTTTATTGAAAAGGATAATCCAAAATACTTGTTTGCTGATAAGGTAATTTTTGATTTCAATGAGATTAATATTAATGCGGTTGAAAATTTTGAAACTGTACCTACTGATGACATCAATATACTTTTCATTACTATTCAAGGGTTGCACAGTCGTTTAGACAAACCCAGAGAAGGGCAAATAACCTTTGAAAGTTTAGCCGAAAATAAAATTGTAATTCTTTCTGATGAAGCGCACCATTTGAATGTACTGACAAAAAGCACTAAAAATAAAGGTGAAGAGGAAGAAGAAAAAAACTGGGAAACCACAATAAATAAAGTATTAGCGGGCAACCCTGAAAACATACTTTTAGAATATACCGCTACTGTGGATTTGAAACATCCAAAAATATTGGAGAAATATACCGATAAAATATTTGTTCGATACTCGCTAAAAGAGTTTAGAAATGATGGATATAGTAAGGAAATAAAACTTATTAAATCGGACTTAACAAACGAACAAAGAATTTTGCAAGCTTTAATTTTAAATCTATTCAGACAAAAGGTTGCAAACAAAAGTAACATTCATTCACCGTATTTACCTTTTAAGTCAGTTATCTTATTTAAGAGTTCAAGTATTGAGGAAAGTAAAACACACTATGCGAATTATTTAATTCAGCTAAAAAGAATAAATATCAGAGAAATTAATGATCTTGAAACAGTTGGCGGTCAAACGCTGAAAAAAGCACTTAAATATTTTGAAGAACAAGGGATAACAAGACAGCAGTTGTGTGATGAAATCAAAGATACATTTAGAGAAGAACGCTGTATTGTAATTAATAACGAACAAGCGAGTGAGGAACATCAAATTGAACTAAATCAATTAGAAGGTGATAAAAATGAATATCGGTTAATTTTCACAGTTAAAATGCTAACTGAAGGATGGGACGTTTTAAATTTATATGATATTGTTCGATTGGATGAAAGCAAAGGAACAAAAAGCAGTACAACAAGCGAGGTGCAATTAATTGGACGTGGTGCAAGATATTTCCCTATGAGTATAACCGCTGGCGATGAAATGTATCAACGTAAACTAGATAAAGACCTTGGCAATACGCTTCGATGCCTTGAAGAATTGTATTATCACAGCATTAACGATAACACTTACATTGAATCTATTACTAAAGAACTTGAAGAACAAGGTATTTATAATCGTGAACAGGAAGACCCAATTCGAGTAAAAGTTAAAGAACAATTTAAACAAACTTCTTTATGGGATGATGGTTTGATTTTTACCAATGAAAAAATAAAGAAAGACCCCAAAAAGGTTACATCCCTAAAGCAAATACACGAAAGCGGTTTGCAATATAAATTTCATATTGGTAGTTCTGCTACGCAAGAATTAGTGGTTTTTAATGAAGAAGACCAAAGCCAAAAGAGTATACCCAAAGACCCAAAATCGAAAAACTTCCCTTGGACAATTCAAAATATTGGAGTTGATATTTGTCTAAAGGCAATGGACAAAATACCATTCTATCAGTTTTCTCATTTAAATCGAATGCTTCCAAATTTGAAAAGCAAAAAGCAATTCATTACGGATGAAAACTACATTGCTAAAGTTCCACTTACAATAATTGCCAATGAAGAACGAATAAAAACATTGACACCAAAGGAAAAATTACAAATTGCTGAAAATATGCTTTTGGCTATAAAGAATGATATTTCAGCCAAAATAACTAAATATGAAGGGAGTAAAGAGTTTGAAGGCAAACCACTAAAAAGTTATTTGCAAAACGACATTTTAATGATGGTGCAAGAACCTGGCGATGATAGTAAAAAGCAATACGGACTTGCTATGACAGGTAATAGAGTTGAAGAATTTAGAATGAATGTCGCAGACAAAGACTGGTATATCTATGAAGAAAACTATGGTACTTCTGAGGAAAAGTATTTTGTAAAATATCTGGAAGTTGTTATTGAAGAACTTAAAAAACAATATACCGACATCTACCTTTTGCGAAACGAGAGACTTTTCCAAATTTATAATTTTTCAGATGGTGCAGCATTTGAACCAGACTTTGTATTATTTCTCAAAGAAAAAGAAACAGAAAAGAAACTTACATATCAACTTTTCATAGAACCCAAAGGAGACGGTTATATCGAAAAGGACAAATGGAAAGAGGAGTTTTTGGAAAAAATGAATGTAAAAGCAAAAATTAAAAAGTTGGACTTGCTATATGAAGATGATAAATTTAAAGTTATTGGCTTACCATTTTACAATTACCAAACAAGACAGAAATTTGAGGAGAAATTTAAAGAAAAACTGAAAATAAAATAG
- a CDS encoding Crp/Fnr family transcriptional regulator: protein MTIDNILDNIYPLTETSKQTLKKYIDEVSYPKGYILLRADRIEKNIYFIKQGIVRAYTKTADNEITFWFGKEGDAIISTKSYVANQKGYEDIELLENCKLYELKTQNLRKLFDEDIHIANWGRRYLEQEFMKMEEQLISRQFRTAKERYKQLLKDNPSLIQRVQLGHIASYLGITQVSLSRIRGEI from the coding sequence ATGACAATAGACAATATTCTTGACAATATTTATCCGCTCACCGAAACTTCTAAACAGACACTCAAAAAGTACATTGACGAAGTAAGTTATCCAAAAGGATATATTTTGTTACGGGCTGACAGAATAGAAAAGAACATTTATTTTATCAAACAAGGAATTGTTCGGGCTTACACCAAAACAGCCGACAACGAGATAACTTTTTGGTTTGGTAAAGAGGGTGACGCCATTATTTCTACGAAAAGTTATGTTGCCAATCAAAAAGGATATGAAGACATTGAGCTGCTGGAGAATTGTAAACTTTATGAATTGAAAACCCAAAATCTTCGGAAACTTTTTGACGAAGACATACACATTGCAAATTGGGGACGAAGATACCTAGAACAGGAATTTATGAAAATGGAAGAACAGCTTATTTCCCGACAATTCCGAACCGCAAAAGAACGTTACAAGCAACTTTTAAAAGATAATCCCAGCTTAATTCAGCGAGTACAACTAGGACACATCGCTTCATATTTAGGAATAACACAAGTAAGCCTAAGTAGAATAAGGGGAGAAATATAG
- a CDS encoding VOC family protein, which translates to MKNKMTHFAIHIDDIERAKNFYDGVFDWGFNSYGQGDFLQIKADKSESGELIGALQSRKYSPIPDKVIGLECSISVENIDEIIEKVKSNGGQVVMPKTAIPYVGYLAKFLDTEGNLICGMQYDNTAR; encoded by the coding sequence ATGAAAAATAAAATGACACATTTTGCCATTCACATTGACGACATTGAACGGGCAAAGAACTTTTATGACGGAGTTTTTGATTGGGGTTTCAACTCTTACGGACAAGGAGACTTTTTGCAAATCAAGGCGGACAAGTCCGAGAGTGGAGAATTGATTGGAGCTTTGCAGTCAAGAAAATATTCGCCAATTCCTGACAAAGTTATTGGTTTGGAATGCTCAATTAGTGTTGAGAACATTGACGAAATCATTGAAAAGGTAAAAAGTAATGGCGGACAAGTTGTTATGCCGAAAACAGCTATTCCTTATGTAGGTTATTTAGCAAAGTTCTTGGACACAGAAGGTAACTTGATTTGTGGAATGCAATACGACAATACAGCGAGATGA
- a CDS encoding DUF1801 domain-containing protein → MKKTRPIHPDFQFFLDFKDQEVIDLFKDLREYILELYPDCNELVYHTHALTAVFSISDKLSDAFCMLPIYTNHLNLGFNKGTLLKDPNKLLTGTGNLIRHIDVKKPSDYRNPKVNTLIKEAIDFAIKDMDKPTKSIGVTISKIKKK, encoded by the coding sequence ATGAAAAAAACACGACCAATTCACCCAGACTTTCAATTCTTTTTGGACTTCAAAGACCAAGAAGTAATTGACTTGTTTAAAGATTTGAGAGAATACATTTTGGAACTGTATCCCGACTGTAATGAGCTTGTTTATCATACTCACGCCTTGACAGCAGTTTTTTCAATCTCTGACAAGCTATCAGACGCTTTTTGTATGTTACCAATTTATACAAACCACCTAAATTTAGGGTTTAACAAAGGGACACTTTTGAAAGACCCAAATAAACTCTTAACAGGGACAGGTAATTTAATCAGACACATAGATGTAAAAAAGCCAAGTGATTATAGAAACCCCAAAGTAAATACTTTGATAAAAGAAGCTATTGATTTTGCAATTAAGGATATGGACAAACCGACAAAATCAATAGGTGTGACAATTTCAAAAATCAAGAAGAAATGA
- a CDS encoding alpha/beta hydrolase, which yields MAKKAGRGTTKNIFFKNQEMNFTVLRALMGVYDDGATIGECLRVVQNTKNGDNETFIKEWQSIGNLNLERAIIATDKGDLIRARENYFRASTYFKSAMITLNPLDTRHKDFWKLSVDCFEKAGALLECPMEIIQVELNDKTLPCYFIPAKKNKVCPVIFLVTGGEGSNTEMYFWVGAYALKNGYSVFLYEGPGNFSAMYTSGLTMMPNSEVPIGKALDILCSRPDVDVDRIAMFGISFGGYLVARAAIFDKRIKALIPNSPLTNIHKMLISVFPNFIFKLPDWLLNFIKKYLMSYSDKATLDLLLWEGGTKIFKDGINILKAYSIEGLESKITCPTLALAAEGEGNEFNKQAKDFIGNISSQEKTLRIFTSEEGAGSHCQVDNHRLMNEVVITWLNKLWKLN from the coding sequence ATGGCAAAAAAAGCAGGAAGAGGGACGACAAAGAATATTTTCTTTAAAAATCAAGAAATGAACTTCACCGTTCTTCGTGCTTTAATGGGAGTATATGATGATGGTGCAACTATTGGAGAATGTTTACGAGTTGTTCAAAATACGAAAAATGGAGACAACGAAACTTTTATTAAGGAATGGCAATCGATTGGCAATCTAAATTTGGAAAGAGCAATTATTGCAACAGACAAGGGAGATTTAATAAGAGCAAGAGAAAATTATTTTCGAGCCTCTACCTATTTCAAGTCGGCAATGATTACATTAAATCCACTTGACACCAGACACAAAGACTTTTGGAAACTTTCAGTTGACTGTTTTGAAAAAGCAGGAGCTTTACTTGAATGTCCAATGGAGATAATTCAAGTAGAATTAAATGATAAGACGCTTCCTTGTTATTTTATACCAGCAAAAAAGAACAAAGTATGCCCAGTTATATTTCTTGTTACTGGTGGTGAAGGGTCTAATACAGAAATGTATTTTTGGGTTGGAGCATATGCGCTAAAAAATGGATATAGCGTTTTTTTGTATGAAGGGCCGGGCAATTTTTCGGCAATGTATACTAGCGGACTGACAATGATGCCAAACAGCGAAGTTCCTATTGGTAAAGCATTGGACATTCTTTGTAGCAGACCTGATGTTGATGTTGACCGCATTGCAATGTTTGGAATTAGTTTTGGCGGTTATTTAGTTGCCCGTGCTGCAATATTCGACAAAAGGATAAAGGCTTTAATACCCAACTCTCCTTTGACAAATATTCATAAAATGCTTATAAGCGTGTTTCCAAATTTTATTTTTAAGCTACCTGACTGGTTACTAAATTTCATTAAAAAATACTTAATGAGTTATTCGGACAAGGCAACACTTGACCTGTTGCTTTGGGAAGGAGGCACAAAAATTTTTAAGGACGGAATAAACATTCTTAAAGCTTATTCAATCGAAGGACTTGAAAGCAAAATCACTTGCCCAACTTTAGCTTTGGCAGCGGAAGGAGAAGGTAATGAATTTAACAAACAAGCTAAAGACTTTATAGGAAATATTAGTTCGCAAGAAAAGACACTCCGTATTTTCACAAGTGAAGAAGGTGCAGGTTCTCATTGTCAGGTGGACAACCACAGACTGATGAATGAAGTCGTAATAACGTGGTTAAATAAATTATGGAAATTAAATTAA
- a CDS encoding ketopantoate reductase family protein has translation MEIKKILIFGAGVIGSVYAGKLSLAGHTVSVLARNKRLDELQLNGLLLSENGKNTIKTNVIVISELKRDDIYDYIFVTLRKDQVKNALLLLGQNQSKIFVFMVNTSSGYADWISPIGLERVIPAFPGAGGKIENGIVYYSLTSRFIQPTTLGEIDGKATQRTNELAKILSNAGFPTSISKKIDSWQKSHVAMVCPLAYGIYFDGGNNYTFAKNKMAIIQMNKALKENFGFLKKSGIGVEPAKLNLFRFVPLRILNFLIPLVFNTKWAETVISNHALAARDEMKMLFNDFILLAKDKGYNLNELKKLSPL, from the coding sequence ATGGAAATTAAAAAAATACTGATTTTTGGTGCGGGTGTTATTGGTTCTGTTTATGCAGGGAAACTTTCATTGGCTGGACACACCGTTTCAGTTTTAGCTCGAAATAAACGACTGGACGAACTTCAACTTAATGGACTTTTACTTTCTGAAAATGGAAAGAATACAATTAAAACAAATGTTATTGTTATTTCAGAATTAAAAAGGGATGACATCTATGATTACATTTTTGTAACCTTAAGGAAAGACCAAGTAAAAAATGCTTTACTACTCTTAGGACAAAATCAATCAAAGATTTTTGTGTTTATGGTCAATACTTCAAGCGGTTATGCTGACTGGATTAGTCCAATAGGACTTGAAAGGGTAATCCCTGCATTTCCAGGGGCAGGTGGAAAAATTGAAAATGGCATAGTTTATTATTCCTTGACATCAAGATTTATTCAACCAACAACACTTGGAGAAATAGACGGAAAGGCGACACAACGAACTAATGAATTAGCCAAAATATTAAGTAATGCAGGTTTTCCAACCTCAATTTCAAAAAAAATTGACAGTTGGCAAAAATCACATGTAGCAATGGTATGTCCGCTTGCATACGGAATTTACTTTGATGGTGGCAATAATTATACTTTCGCAAAAAACAAAATGGCAATTATTCAAATGAATAAAGCACTGAAAGAAAATTTTGGGTTCTTAAAAAAATCTGGAATTGGAGTTGAGCCTGCCAAATTAAACCTATTCAGATTTGTTCCGCTACGTATTCTGAATTTCCTTATTCCTTTAGTATTCAATACAAAATGGGCAGAGACAGTTATCTCAAATCATGCACTTGCAGCTCGTGACGAGATGAAAATGCTATTCAATGATTTTATTTTATTAGCAAAGGATAAGGGATATAATTTAAATGAATTAAAAAAATTAAGCCCTCTTTAA
- a CDS encoding alpha/beta hydrolase, protein MNYYTETTYWKKYNDFLPEELQYKNNKLPIEEYWKWKDFNIHLDRMKNPNSPLKIIILHGAGGNGRVVGLLGNFLHPLGYEYVAPDLIGYGLTKNPKKINIEYSVWVDSISDFINEELLKDNRPVVLFGLSVGGLLAYQVAAKNDNVKGIIATTLADPRSKKVRDDLARNKFLSRAGMPISNFFKLLSDHIKLPIKWLCKMDKITNDVNFSKVFSNDKLAGGSMVKLRFLRTYMNFKPDKEPENFNKCPVLFLQPEKDTWTTLETSKPFYDRLNCIKRLVMLENCGHAPYEEPGLTTMKTEILKILTEIK, encoded by the coding sequence ATGAATTATTACACTGAAACAACATATTGGAAAAAATACAATGATTTTTTACCAGAAGAGTTACAATACAAGAATAACAAACTTCCTATTGAAGAATATTGGAAATGGAAAGACTTTAATATTCATTTAGACAGAATGAAAAATCCAAATTCACCATTAAAAATAATTATACTTCACGGTGCTGGTGGTAATGGTAGAGTTGTTGGTTTATTGGGCAACTTTTTACACCCTTTAGGTTATGAATATGTTGCACCGGATTTAATTGGATACGGATTAACAAAAAATCCTAAAAAAATAAATATTGAATATTCGGTTTGGGTAGATAGTATATCTGACTTTATCAATGAAGAATTATTAAAGGATAATAGACCGGTTGTATTGTTTGGGCTTAGTGTGGGTGGATTGTTAGCATATCAGGTTGCTGCAAAAAATGATAATGTAAAAGGTATAATTGCAACAACTTTGGCAGACCCTCGTTCCAAAAAAGTAAGAGATGACCTGGCAAGGAATAAATTTTTAAGTAGAGCCGGAATGCCAATCAGTAATTTTTTTAAGTTATTATCTGACCATATTAAACTACCCATAAAGTGGCTTTGCAAAATGGATAAAATTACTAATGACGTTAATTTTTCAAAGGTGTTTTCAAATGATAAATTGGCAGGCGGTAGTATGGTTAAGCTAAGATTTTTAAGGACATATATGAACTTTAAGCCTGATAAAGAACCGGAAAACTTTAATAAATGTCCGGTTTTGTTTTTACAACCTGAAAAAGATACTTGGACAACATTAGAAACGAGTAAACCTTTTTACGATAGACTTAATTGCATTAAGAGATTAGTGATGTTAGAAAATTGTGGACATGCTCCATACGAAGAACCTGGGTTAACTACTATGAAAACAGAAATTTTAAAAATTTTAACCGAAATAAAATAA
- a CDS encoding HXXEE domain-containing protein, which produces METNPSLPNNKNVNLIYWLPFICFVLHTIEEIPGFAIWVAKHFKEYSTETFVFEHIPLIWLALATSYFATTTEKKVWKILAVAWQIQFGLNAFFHLTTTLLFDEYAPGLFVGVGINLPLTVYLLYQVIKFKLLSKTNLLIAFGIGILVAGLAIATLF; this is translated from the coding sequence ATGGAAACAAATCCATCTTTACCAAACAATAAAAACGTAAATCTTATTTATTGGCTTCCATTTATTTGTTTTGTTTTACATACCATAGAAGAAATCCCTGGTTTTGCAATTTGGGTAGCTAAACATTTCAAAGAGTATTCTACCGAAACTTTTGTTTTTGAACATATACCTTTAATCTGGCTCGCCTTAGCTACCTCGTATTTTGCTACAACGACAGAGAAAAAGGTATGGAAGATTTTGGCGGTGGCCTGGCAAATACAGTTTGGTCTTAACGCTTTCTTTCATCTTACAACAACCCTGTTATTTGACGAATATGCTCCAGGTTTATTTGTGGGAGTAGGAATTAATTTACCATTAACCGTGTATTTGTTATATCAGGTCATAAAATTTAAGCTATTATCTAAAACCAATCTTTTAATAGCTTTTGGAATTGGCATTTTAGTGGCTGGTTTAGCAATAGCAACTTTGTTTTAG
- a CDS encoding ParA family protein: MKYAFWNNKGGTGKTSLAFQTITEYAIANPTKRILAIDLCPQANLSEILMGGLLGNGGNNLNNLYTSTPATSIGGYFQERLSSPYQVPTINAAQYISNPSSFNNSIPVNIDLIAGDRIVELQSNSISALSITQIPGVDTYIKIVDWVNDLIDALNQLNNYDDVFIDTNPSFAIYTQIALAASERLIVPVMADDSSRRALRNIFSLVYGLNLPSTIYNQYAFNNKLTAAGKVLPKIHLVVKNRLTQYMGPASAYASVLTSIDQDINSILTSHPQHFTFNNIVNGVVEVRDFQTTGVVAFAEATPFSRLATGNHNIFGNITQVQQAYLTNCITSINGIVTRI, from the coding sequence ATGAAATACGCATTTTGGAACAACAAAGGTGGGACAGGAAAAACAAGCCTTGCATTTCAGACAATAACTGAATATGCTATTGCAAACCCTACAAAAAGAATTTTAGCTATTGACTTATGTCCACAAGCTAACTTGTCAGAAATATTAATGGGTGGACTTCTTGGAAACGGTGGAAACAACCTAAACAATTTATATACATCAACACCAGCAACTTCAATTGGTGGTTATTTCCAAGAGCGACTTTCAAGTCCTTATCAAGTTCCGACAATAAACGCAGCACAATACATTTCAAACCCGAGCAGTTTCAACAATAGTATCCCTGTAAATATTGACCTAATTGCAGGCGACAGAATTGTTGAGTTGCAATCAAACTCAATTTCTGCTCTTTCAATAACTCAAATACCGGGTGTTGACACTTACATTAAAATCGTAGATTGGGTTAACGACCTTATTGACGCATTAAATCAACTAAACAATTACGATGATGTGTTTATAGACACAAACCCAAGTTTTGCAATTTACACCCAAATTGCACTTGCGGCAAGTGAACGACTTATTGTTCCCGTAATGGCTGATGACAGTTCAAGAAGAGCATTGAGAAATATCTTCTCATTGGTTTACGGACTTAATTTACCTTCTACAATTTATAATCAATACGCATTCAACAACAAATTAACTGCCGCAGGTAAAGTATTGCCTAAAATACATTTAGTAGTTAAAAACAGACTTACCCAATATATGGGACCTGCATCAGCATACGCTTCGGTTTTAACGTCAATTGACCAAGACATTAACTCAATTCTCACCTCCCATCCTCAACACTTTACATTTAACAATATAGTAAATGGAGTTGTTGAAGTGAGAGATTTTCAAACGACAGGAGTTGTTGCATTTGCAGAAGCAACACCTTTCTCACGTTTGGCAACAGGAAATCATAACATTTTTGGAAATATTACACAAGTTCAACAGGCATATTTGACAAACTGTATAACATCAATCAATGGAATTGTAACACGAATATAA
- a CDS encoding AIPR family protein: MFEQINEEIKTPYYQDNFPNNGQRFVAWYLRNVHLRDMVETRDDITDGADDKQIDAIVIDDDKNTIFILQGKFIGGTAVDAEPLREVLSSWIQLRDLVRLQEVGNNKLKRKLSDVARALEDDYEIAFELITTGDLTAAAKNDLATFQQQLADLSEKDDLICSISVIDSDEIKRRYDLALEKENPSINHVIDLSAGHFMYETLANTQVAIGALPLKECIKIPGIKDGTLFQKNVRQSLGLSNTVNKGIRQTIYSDKHKDFFFFHNGITAICNRMEKKDNQLKLHGLSVVNGCQSLNTILSCSEKVKTLEDTYVLFRFYEIPQRDRADRISINTNSQSAVKPRDLRSNDKRVLNIKKQFEQKYSQGYFITKRGEVPPADKDKSYVLDFSDLGKFLIAWHSQRPNISYSETKIFDKYFEQLFKREYKPENAHALNFFYQEILKTWGKENPLGLNETLLAMKAYAPYHHLYAVSMCFSISNNQAERVPFPIKCYEKAKEAGMVGEIIKIAGVSLNMALEAAANEPQPQNRVFSPHNWIKAKSCLAGINGAIRNYFSMLPLMPGGQEIKNRLTTTLELNPEDFEYRWAAD; encoded by the coding sequence ATGTTTGAACAGATTAACGAAGAAATTAAAACACCCTACTATCAGGACAATTTCCCCAACAACGGACAAAGATTTGTGGCTTGGTATTTACGTAATGTTCACTTACGTGACATGGTAGAAACCCGAGACGACATTACTGATGGTGCGGACGACAAACAGATAGATGCCATAGTAATTGACGATGATAAAAACACAATTTTTATTCTTCAAGGAAAGTTCATTGGTGGGACAGCGGTTGACGCTGAACCATTGAGAGAAGTATTATCCTCATGGATACAGCTACGTGACCTTGTTAGACTTCAAGAAGTTGGGAACAACAAACTGAAAAGAAAATTATCAGACGTTGCAAGAGCGTTAGAAGACGACTATGAAATTGCCTTTGAATTAATAACCACGGGGGACTTAACGGCAGCAGCCAAAAATGACCTTGCGACCTTTCAACAACAGCTTGCGGACTTATCTGAAAAAGACGACTTAATCTGTTCAATTTCTGTAATAGACAGTGACGAAATTAAAAGACGTTATGACCTTGCACTTGAAAAGGAAAATCCTTCCATAAACCATGTAATAGACCTTTCAGCAGGGCACTTTATGTATGAAACATTAGCAAACACTCAAGTTGCTATTGGGGCACTTCCGTTGAAAGAGTGCATAAAAATACCAGGTATAAAAGATGGAACTCTATTTCAAAAAAATGTTAGACAGAGTTTAGGACTGAGTAACACAGTAAATAAGGGTATCAGACAAACAATTTACAGTGACAAACACAAAGACTTCTTCTTTTTCCATAATGGTATTACTGCTATTTGTAACAGAATGGAAAAGAAGGATAATCAATTGAAACTACATGGACTTAGTGTTGTAAACGGTTGTCAATCTTTAAACACGATTTTAAGTTGCAGTGAAAAGGTCAAAACACTTGAAGACACTTACGTTCTTTTCCGCTTCTATGAAATCCCACAGCGAGACAGAGCCGATAGAATAAGCATTAACACAAACTCTCAAAGCGCAGTAAAACCAAGAGATTTAAGAAGTAATGACAAGCGTGTTTTAAATATCAAAAAACAATTTGAGCAGAAATACTCACAAGGTTACTTTATTACAAAACGTGGTGAAGTTCCGCCAGCCGACAAGGACAAATCTTATGTTCTCGACTTTTCAGACTTGGGCAAGTTCTTAATTGCTTGGCATTCACAAAGACCAAATATTTCATACAGCGAGACAAAAATATTTGACAAATACTTTGAGCAGCTCTTTAAAAGAGAATACAAACCTGAAAATGCCCATGCACTTAATTTCTTCTATCAAGAAATTCTGAAAACATGGGGAAAAGAAAATCCGCTTGGACTTAATGAAACTCTCTTAGCAATGAAAGCATATGCTCCCTATCACCATTTATATGCTGTATCAATGTGCTTTTCAATATCAAATAACCAAGCTGAAAGAGTTCCATTTCCAATAAAGTGTTATGAGAAAGCCAAAGAAGCAGGGATGGTTGGAGAGATAATTAAAATTGCAGGTGTGAGCCTAAATATGGCACTTGAAGCAGCAGCAAATGAACCGCAACCCCAAAACAGAGTTTTCAGCCCTCATAATTGGATTAAGGCAAAAAGTTGTTTAGCAGGAATAAATGGTGCTATTAGAAACTATTTCAGTATGCTTCCTCTTATGCCGGGCGGACAAGAAATAAAAAACCGACTGACAACAACTCTTGAATTAAATCCCGAAGACTTTGAATATAGATGGGCAGCGGACTAA